The Azospirillum baldaniorum genome segment CACCCTCGCCTGACCGGGTGCCCGGCCTCCGATCTTACCCCGCCGTCAGGCCGCGGAGCTGCCGGTTCGCCACCGCCAGCATCGACAGGTCGACGTTGGGCTGGGTGCGCAGCTCGGACAGGAGCTGCTCCACCCGCTCCACCACCGGGCGGCGGTGGGCGATCCAGGCCTCCACGGGGGCTTCCGCGGGAAGCTGGTCCACCGCCTCCAGGACGCGGGTGGTCAGCGCGGTCTGGTGGGCGAACAGGTCGTCGACCAGGGCGGCCACCGCCTGCTTCTGCCAGTGGTTCTCCGCCTTCGCCGCGGCGGCCTTGTCGCGCAGCCACTCCAGGCCGAAGCGGCGGCCCAGCATGAAGTAGACCGCGGCGACGTCCGCGACCCCGCGCCCGGTGCGCCCGGCGATGCGGACGAGGTCGGGGGCGGCGGCCAGCACCGGCAGCGCCGCCATGCGACGGGCCAGTTCGGCGGGAACGCCCTGCTCCTGGTAGGAGGCGACGCGGGCGGTCAGGCGGGCCGTCTCCTCGGCGTCCAGCACGTTGTCGAGACCGGCGAGAAGCGTCTCGATGCCGGGCCGGAAGGCCTCCGTCTCGCGGGCGATGTCCAGCGGCTGCTGGCAGCTCGCCAGGAACCAGGCGGCGGCGCGCTCCATGTGGCGGACCGTCTCCAGGATCATGCTGGTCTGGAGCGCGGCCGGGACGACGGTGTCGAGGTCCTCGATCCCCGTCCACAGCGAGCGCAGGCCGAAGGCGTCGCGCACGATGGTGTAGGCGCGGGCGACGTCCGCCGGTCCCATGCCGGTCTTCTCCATCATCTCCTTGACGAAGGTCGGGCCGGTGCGGTTGACGAGGCTGTTGGTGACGCTGGTCGCGATGATCTCCCGCCGCAGCCGGTGCCGCCCCACCGCCTCCGCATGGGCCTTGCGCAGCGGCTTGGGGAAGTAGCGGGTGAGGTCGTCGGCCATGAAGGGATCGTCCGGCAGGTCCGACGCCAGCAGATCGTCGTAGAGCGTGATCTTGGCGTAGGCCAGCAGCACGGCCAGCTCGGGCCGGGTCAGCCCTTCGCGGTTGGCCATGCGGGCGGACAGCTCCTCCTCGTCGGGCAGATACTCGATGGCGCGGTTGAGCCGCCCCGCCTTCTCCAGCGAGCGGATCAGCCGGGCCTGCGCCTCCAGCGCGTCGGGACCCTGGGCGCGGGCGACGGTCAGGGCCTGGCTCTGCAGGTAGTTGTCGGCCAGCACCAGACCGGCCACCTCGTCGGTCATGGCGGCGAGCAGCTGGTCGCGCTGCTTCAGCGTCATGTCGCCGCGGACGACCACATCGTTCAGCAGGATCTTGATGTTCACCTCATGGTCGGAGGTGTCCACGCCCGCCGAATTGTCGATGGCGTCGGTGTTCAGCCGCACCCCGTGCTGCGCCGCCTCGATGCGGCCGCGCTGGGTGACGCCCAGGTTGGCGCCCTCGCCGATCACCTTGGCCCGCACGTCGCGCCCGTCGATGCGCAGCGCGTCGTTGGCCTTGTCGCCGACCTCGGCGTTGGTCTCCTCCGCCGCCTTCAGGTAGGTGCCGATGCCGCCGAACCACAGCAGGTCCACCTCGGCCTTCAGCAGCGTCTGCATCAGCTCCAGCGGGGTGACGTGGTCCTTGGCGATGCCGAAGCGCTGGCGGATCTCCGGGGTCAGCTCCAGCGACTTGGCCGAGCGGTCGAAGACGCGGCCGCCCGCGGACAGCAGCGACGCGTCGTAGTCCGCCCAGGAGGAGCGGGGCAGGTCGAACAGGCGCTGCCGCTCCTCCCAGCTCCGCGCGGCGTCGGGGTCGGGATCGATGAAGATGTGCCGGTGGTCGAAGGCGGCGAGCAGGCGGATGTGCTTCGACAGCAGCATGCCGTTGCCGAACACGTCGCCCGACATGTCGCCGACGCCGACGACGGTGAAGTCCTGCGTCTGGGTGTCGTGCCCCAGTTCGCGGAAATGGCGCTTCACCGATTCCCAGGCGCCGCGGGCGGTGATGCCCATCTTCTTGTGGTCGTAGCCGGCGGAGCCGCCCGACGCGAAGGCGTCGCCCAGCCAGAAGCCGTGGTCCACCGACACCGAGTTGGCGATGTCGGAGAAGGTCGCCGTGCCCTTGTCGGCGGCGACCACCAGATAGGGGTCGTCCCCGTCGTGGCGGACCACCTCGGGCGGCGGCACCACCGCCCCCTGGGCGTCCAAATTGTCGGTGATGTCCAGCAGGCCGCGCATCAGCGTCTTGTAGCACTCGATGCCTTCGGCGAGCTGAGCCTCGCGCCCGGCGGACGGCGGCGGCGGGCGCTTGACCACGAAGCCGCCCTTGGAGCCGACCGGCACGATGACGGTGTTCTTGACCATCTGGGCCTTCATCAGGCCGAGGATCTCCGTGCGGAAATCCTCGCGGCGGTCGGACCAGCGGATGCCGCCGCGCGCCACCTTGCCGCCGCGCAGATGGACGCCCTCCATCCGCGGGCTGTAGACGAACACCTCGACCATCGGGCGGGGCAACGGCAGGTCGTCGATGTTGCGGCTGTCGATTTTGAAGGAGAGGTAGGTCTTCGGCCGCCCGTCCGCGCCGTTCTGATAGGCGTTGGTCCGCAGCGTGTTGCACAGCAGGTTGAGGAAGCGCCGCAGGATGCGGTCCTCGTCCAGGTTCTTCACCCCGTCGAGCGCGCGTTCGATCTCCGCGGCCAGCCCCGGATCGTTCTGCGAACGGCGGGCCGGGTCGAAGCGGCTGTGGAACAGGGCGACCAGCTTGCGCGCGATGGCCGGATGGCCGGCCAGCGTGCTTTCCACGACGTCCTGCCCATAGGGGATGCGGGCCTGGCGCAGATACTTGGCGTAGGCGCGCAGCACCGTCACCTCCCGCGCGGTCAGGCCGGCGCGGAGGACGAGGCGGTTGAAGCCGTCATCCTCCATCCGGCCGTCCCAGACGGCGGCGAAGGCGTCCTGGAACTTCTCCTTCACCATCGCGCAGTCGATGGGCAGCCCGTTCTGGGAGCGCGCGGTGAAGTCGTGGATCCACACCGGGGCGGCGTGGCCGGCGATGGCGATCTCGAAGGGCGCTTCGGTGATCACCTTCAGGTCCATGTGCTCCAGCATGGGCAGCACGTCGGACAGCGGCACCGGGCGGCCTTCGTGGTAGATCTTGACGTGCAGCTCGTCCCCTTCGGCCTCCAGCGGGCGGTAGAGGTTGATGCCCAGCGTGCCCTGGGCCGTCGCCTTCTCGATCCGCTCGATGTCGAAGACCGCGGCCTCGGCGTTGAACTCCTCGCGGTAGGCGGTGGGGAAGGCGTCGGCGTAGCGGCGGAACAGGGTGCGCCCCTGCTCCTCGCCGTGGGCCTCGACCAGCGCGTCGCGCAGATGGTCGTCCCAGCCGCGCGACGCCTGGACCAGCCGCGCCTCCAGATCGGTGGCGTCGACGGTGGGCACGCGCCCCGGCTCGGTCCGGATGATGAAATGCAGGCGGGCCAGCACGCTTTCGGTCAGCTGCGTGGTGAAGCCGGTGCAGGTGCCGTCGTAGGCGGCCTCCAGGATGGACTGGATGCGCCGGCGCAGCGTGGTGTCGTAGCGGTCGCGCGGCACGTAGACGAGGCAGGAGGCGAAGCGCTCGAACGGGTCCTTGCGCACGAACAGGGCCAGCCGCTGGCGTTCCTGCAGGTGCAGGATGCCGACGGCGATGTCCAGCAGCTCCGGCACCTGGATCTGGAACAGCTCGTCGCGCGGGTAGGTCTCCAGGATGTGCAGCAGCGCCTTGCCGTCATGGCCCTGCGGGTCGAAGCCGGCCAACTCCATCACCTCGGCGACCTTGCGGCGGAGGTAGGGGATCTCGCGTGGGCTGCGGTTGTAGGCGACGGAGGTGAAGAGGCCGGCGACCAGCCGCTCGCCGATGATCCGCCCCTCGGCGTCGAAGCGCTTGATGAGGAAGGCGTCCATCGGCACCGCGCGGTGCACGGGGGAGGGGCGGTTGCCCTTGGTCACCATCAGGACGCGCGGGTTGCGCAGGAAGTCGCGCACGTCGGGCGGCAGGGTGGCGTAGTTGCGCAGCCCGTCGAAGACGGTGACGGAGTCGTCGCGCAGGATGCCCAGGCCGCTGCCGGCGACCAGACCCAGCGAGGAGTCCGCCCCGTCGGCGCCGCT includes the following:
- a CDS encoding NAD-glutamate dehydrogenase; this translates as MALRAEQLKDELTEEVVRQVRERLGRSRAAPAERFVRQFYDNVPPDDIIQAPAEQLYGAALAMWQWGQQREATDRAKVRVYNPRVEEHGWQSHRTVVEIVNDDMPFLVDSVTAELNRQGLTVHLVIHPVVRVKRDADGQLAELYEPAAAPTDAAPESFMHVEVGAVTGAAALDQAREGLERVLADVRAAVADWRAMRQQVRAAIVEADCARAAVPAIIPDDEVDEAKAFLSWADDDHFTFLGYREYRFESGADGADSSLGLVAGSGLGILRDDSVTVFDGLRNYATLPPDVRDFLRNPRVLMVTKGNRPSPVHRAVPMDAFLIKRFDAEGRIIGERLVAGLFTSVAYNRSPREIPYLRRKVAEVMELAGFDPQGHDGKALLHILETYPRDELFQIQVPELLDIAVGILHLQERQRLALFVRKDPFERFASCLVYVPRDRYDTTLRRRIQSILEAAYDGTCTGFTTQLTESVLARLHFIIRTEPGRVPTVDATDLEARLVQASRGWDDHLRDALVEAHGEEQGRTLFRRYADAFPTAYREEFNAEAAVFDIERIEKATAQGTLGINLYRPLEAEGDELHVKIYHEGRPVPLSDVLPMLEHMDLKVITEAPFEIAIAGHAAPVWIHDFTARSQNGLPIDCAMVKEKFQDAFAAVWDGRMEDDGFNRLVLRAGLTAREVTVLRAYAKYLRQARIPYGQDVVESTLAGHPAIARKLVALFHSRFDPARRSQNDPGLAAEIERALDGVKNLDEDRILRRFLNLLCNTLRTNAYQNGADGRPKTYLSFKIDSRNIDDLPLPRPMVEVFVYSPRMEGVHLRGGKVARGGIRWSDRREDFRTEILGLMKAQMVKNTVIVPVGSKGGFVVKRPPPPSAGREAQLAEGIECYKTLMRGLLDITDNLDAQGAVVPPPEVVRHDGDDPYLVVAADKGTATFSDIANSVSVDHGFWLGDAFASGGSAGYDHKKMGITARGAWESVKRHFRELGHDTQTQDFTVVGVGDMSGDVFGNGMLLSKHIRLLAAFDHRHIFIDPDPDAARSWEERQRLFDLPRSSWADYDASLLSAGGRVFDRSAKSLELTPEIRQRFGIAKDHVTPLELMQTLLKAEVDLLWFGGIGTYLKAAEETNAEVGDKANDALRIDGRDVRAKVIGEGANLGVTQRGRIEAAQHGVRLNTDAIDNSAGVDTSDHEVNIKILLNDVVVRGDMTLKQRDQLLAAMTDEVAGLVLADNYLQSQALTVARAQGPDALEAQARLIRSLEKAGRLNRAIEYLPDEEELSARMANREGLTRPELAVLLAYAKITLYDDLLASDLPDDPFMADDLTRYFPKPLRKAHAEAVGRHRLRREIIATSVTNSLVNRTGPTFVKEMMEKTGMGPADVARAYTIVRDAFGLRSLWTGIEDLDTVVPAALQTSMILETVRHMERAAAWFLASCQQPLDIARETEAFRPGIETLLAGLDNVLDAEETARLTARVASYQEQGVPAELARRMAALPVLAAAPDLVRIAGRTGRGVADVAAVYFMLGRRFGLEWLRDKAAAAKAENHWQKQAVAALVDDLFAHQTALTTRVLEAVDQLPAEAPVEAWIAHRRPVVERVEQLLSELRTQPNVDLSMLAVANRQLRGLTAG